The genomic DNA GCTGTTCGAGGTCGCCGGAGCGCGAGCCTGGGAGCGCGCGGTGCGACGACGGCGGGAACGGCTCGAGGCGTCCGGGACCACGGCGGACGGGACGGCGGCCCTGCCCGCCTGCCGGAGCGCCTGGGCTCAGCGACTGACGCCTCGGGAAATCGAGGTGGCGATGCTCGCGGTCGGCGGGACGGCGAACCGCGCGATCGCGGAGCGGCTGTCGGTCTCGGTCCGCACGGTCGAGGTGCACCTCGGACGCGCGTTCGCGAAGCTGCATGTCCGCAGCCGCGTCGAACTGACCGTGCTGGCCCACCGCACCGAACAGCTCCTCTGAGCGCTCACCGTGGCAGGGAGAGGCCCTCCCCGTCGGCTTCCGCGAGCCCGTCGGCGATGAGGGAGTCGATCGCACGGTCCCGCTGACGCACGTCGGGCCAGTCCGGGAGGACGGCGGTGAGCGGGACCGCGGCGGGGGCGGCGGCGCGCAGGAGCCGGAGCACGGCGCCGCGGGCCTGGCGGTCCGAACCCTCGTACGCAGCCTGTCGTCGTCGCTCATCCCCGGTGTCGGGTCGGCCGGCCGCGAGCCACGCACACCCGTCCGCCAGCGGGCAGCGTTCGCATCGGGGCGCACGGGACGTGCAGATCGTCGCGCCGAGCTCCATCGCCGCGGCGTTGAGGACGGCGGCCTCGGCGGGGTCCGCGGGCAGCAGCGCCGCCATGAGCGCGAGGTCGCGGCGGGACGGGGATCCCGGTTGCGCTCGTCCCTCGACCGCCCTGGCGAGCACGCGACGGGTGTTGGTGTCGACGACGGGATGACGGTCGCCGTAGGCGAAGACGGCCACGGCACGAGCGGTGTAGTCGCCGATCCCGGAGAGGGCGAGGAGGGCGTCGACGTCACGCGGCACGACGCCGCCGTGGCGCTCGACCACCTCGACGGCCGCACGGTGCAGCCACAGGGCGCGCCGCGGATAGCCGAGGTTCGCCCATTGCTGCACGACGTCC from Microbacterium paraoxydans includes the following:
- a CDS encoding A/G-specific adenine glycosylase; this translates as MAAPAPSPATMTPLHGWYAEEARDLPWRRPEFHAAFGAWGVLVSEFMLQQTPVTRVIPHLDAWLTRWPTPRAMAAASPADVVQQWANLGYPRRALWLHRAAVEVVERHGGVVPRDVDALLALSGIGDYTARAVAVFAYGDRHPVVDTNTRRVLARAVEGRAQPGSPSRRDLALMAALLPADPAEAAVLNAAAMELGATICTSRAPRCERCPLADGCAWLAAGRPDTGDERRRQAAYEGSDRQARGAVLRLLRAAAPAAVPLTAVLPDWPDVRQRDRAIDSLIADGLAEADGEGLSLPR